One Pectobacterium cacticida genomic window, GCAGCGTTGCGGGGATTAGCAAAGACTTTACCGCCCGTTCGACGGGCTTCTTCATTCAGCTTTTCAAAGCCGCTGTGCTTCATAAACACTTCGCCACGCACTTCAATGCGGCGGGGAATGTTGTCGCCTTCCAGACGCAACGGGATCGCTCCCACGGTGCGAATATTACTGGTGATGTTCTCCCCGGTTGCGCCATCGCCACGCGTAGCCGCCTGCACCAGAATCCCGTCTTCATAAAGTAAACTGACCGCCAAGCCATCCAGCTTGAGTTCACAACAAAATGTCAGTTCCCCTTCATTTTTTAGCCTGTCGCTAATCCGTTTACTGAACGCCAGATAGCTTTCTTCATCGAAGACATTATCCAGCGATAACATCGGCACTTCATGGCGCACCGGTTCAAATGCCGCCAACGGTGCCGCGCCTACGCGCTGCGTAGGAGAATCGCTGGTCACCAGTTCCGGGTAATCGGTTTCCAATGCCTTTAGTTCCTGCATGAGTTTGTCGTATTCGACATCAGGAATTTCGGGCGCATCTTCAACGTGGTATTGGTATTCGTGATGACGTAAGACCCGACGCAACGTCGCTGCTCGCTGTGCGGCTGCATCCACTTCGGATGGTGCTTTCTTCACTGGTTTCATACCTGTTCTATCTGATGTATGGCTCGATCGACGCCACTATGTTTATGGCTCTCGCCCAGGTTAAACCAGAACGAGAGGCAATAGTTTGCACGGCGTAGATACCGCCAATGACGCTATTAAGATTGAGGCGAGCGGGCCTTTATCGCGTTGATAATGTTTGTCGTAGAGCAGCCGTCCTCAAAATTCAGGACCTTAACCTCTCCGCCATTATCCCAGACCTCTTTACTACCGGCGATGTCATGCGGCTGGTAATCCCCGCCTTTCACCAAAATATCCGGCAGAATGCCAGCAATCAGGCGCTGCGGCGTATCTTCTTCAAACGGCACAACCCAATCGACCGCTTCCAATGCGCCTACAACGATCATTCGCTGCGTTAGCGGGTTGACGGGCCGTGTCGGCCCTTTTAAACGCGAGGTTGAAGCATCGCTGTTGATCGCTACGATTAATCGATCGCCGAGTTTACGGGCATTTGCCAGGTAAGAAACATGTCCGGCATGCAGAATATCGAAGCAACCATTGGTCATCACAATCTTTTCTCCTCGCTGGCGAGCGAGTTCCACGGCCTGTTTCAGTTGTTCTTCGGTCATCACGCCAAACCCGGTGTCGGCACGCCCGCGGATCGCATTTTCCAATTCAATCGGCGTAACCGTTGACGTCCCCAGTTTGCCAACGACGACGCCAGCGGCGGCATTCGCCAGGAAACAAGCGTCTTCCAGTGGATTCCCCGCAGCCAGCGCCGCAGCCAACACGCCAATAACGGTATCGCCCGCACCGGTCACGTCGTAAACTTCCTGCGCTTGCGTCGGCAAGTGCAGCGGATCTTTGCCCGGCTGTAGCAGCGTCATCCCCTGCTCGGAACGGGTTATCAGCAGTGCGGATAAATCATACTCCGCAATCAGTCGCTCTCCTCGCTCAACCAGTTCCTCTTCCGTTTTGCAACGCCCTGCGACCGCTTCGAACTCAGACAGGTTCGGCGTCAGCAGCGTGGCGCCACGGTAGCGGGAAAAATCCGTACCTTTCGGGTCGATCAGCACCGGAACGCCCGCCTCTTTTGCCGTCTGGATCATGATTTGCACCTGCGCCAATGCGCCTTTTGCATAATCAGACAGCACCAGCGCCCCCATTTTTGGCAGCGCCAGTTGAAT contains:
- the hldE gene encoding bifunctional D-glycero-beta-D-manno-heptose-7-phosphate kinase/D-glycero-beta-D-manno-heptose 1-phosphate adenylyltransferase HldE, translated to MKVTLPDFRQAGVLVVGDVMLDRYWYGPTSRISPEAPVPVVKVDAVEERPGGAANVAMNIAALGAGSRLVGLTGIDDAARVLNAKLGEVNVTCDFVSVPTHPTITKLRVLSRNQQLIRLDFEEGFEDIDPQPIVERIQLALPKMGALVLSDYAKGALAQVQIMIQTAKEAGVPVLIDPKGTDFSRYRGATLLTPNLSEFEAVAGRCKTEEELVERGERLIAEYDLSALLITRSEQGMTLLQPGKDPLHLPTQAQEVYDVTGAGDTVIGVLAAALAAGNPLEDACFLANAAAGVVVGKLGTSTVTPIELENAIRGRADTGFGVMTEEQLKQAVELARQRGEKIVMTNGCFDILHAGHVSYLANARKLGDRLIVAINSDASTSRLKGPTRPVNPLTQRMIVVGALEAVDWVVPFEEDTPQRLIAGILPDILVKGGDYQPHDIAGSKEVWDNGGEVKVLNFEDGCSTTNIINAIKARSPQS